One stretch of Cohnella algarum DNA includes these proteins:
- the pknB gene encoding Stk1 family PASTA domain-containing Ser/Thr kinase, whose protein sequence is MIGHTLSGRYELLERVGGGGMALVYKAKDNLLNRFVAVKVLRQQFMHDDEFVRRFRREAQAAASLSHPNIVSIYDVGQEEDTHYIIMEFVDGRNLNEIIRERAPLQAEEAVRIASQICDALDHAHQNQIIHRDIKPHNILIGNNGRVKVTDFGIARAVTSSTITQTGSVVGSVHYFSPEHAKGVTTGEKSDIYSLGIVLYQMLTGRLPFLGESPISVALKHLQEPFEQPRLVNPHIPQSVENIILRAMRKNPQERYASAKRMLDDLETCLSPQRLNEPPVSFESDDDEEEDRTRAIPALKPDMRLSGEETIVRGEPESDEEEEEEEPKRRWVMPTVLSVIAVILIGILIWAIMTLRGSLSPDDVEVPTVIGHDIQEAMQMLENVGLVGVEVASEPSSEYEEDVVIKQNKQDMSVKKGATVELTVSSGPLMIELPPLVGGTYEDAVVKLVGLGIDEGRIEKTETHDKSEPGTVIHQSPGEGTEFNPETDTIELTVSLGEESFPMPNLIGMTLSEAKAAILQNDLVLPKENILYEPSYATENKVFKQFPAEQNESVTAGSEVQIWISSGYPAEAKERKYNVTVPPAQEGAQSVIRIEYSDARGDNIEWGTKKITTTETFPVTLVLSPSKEGLIRIYRDDQILDEIPIPYEDVPASETPAVEPSGEPSDNPDASGEQTDAEQGTFNEDGNGDGIEGEGEGGEQENQG, encoded by the coding sequence ATGATCGGTCATACGTTGAGCGGCAGGTACGAGCTGCTCGAGCGGGTCGGCGGCGGCGGGATGGCCCTCGTTTACAAGGCGAAGGACAATCTGCTCAACCGATTCGTTGCCGTGAAGGTGCTTCGCCAGCAGTTTATGCACGACGACGAATTCGTCCGCCGCTTCCGCAGGGAAGCGCAAGCCGCGGCGTCGTTGTCGCATCCGAACATCGTGAGCATCTATGACGTCGGGCAGGAAGAAGATACTCATTATATCATTATGGAATTCGTGGACGGCCGCAATCTGAACGAAATTATTCGCGAGCGCGCGCCGCTGCAGGCGGAGGAAGCGGTGCGGATCGCGTCGCAAATCTGCGACGCGCTCGATCACGCGCACCAGAACCAGATCATCCATCGCGATATCAAGCCTCATAACATCCTTATCGGAAACAACGGACGGGTGAAGGTTACCGATTTCGGCATCGCCCGCGCGGTCACCTCCTCGACGATTACGCAAACGGGCTCCGTCGTCGGCTCGGTCCATTATTTTTCGCCCGAGCATGCCAAGGGCGTGACGACCGGCGAGAAGTCGGATATTTATTCGCTGGGGATCGTTTTGTATCAAATGCTGACGGGCCGTCTTCCGTTTTTGGGCGAAAGCCCGATCAGCGTGGCGCTCAAGCACCTGCAGGAGCCGTTCGAGCAGCCGCGCCTGGTCAATCCGCACATCCCGCAAAGCGTCGAAAACATCATCCTTCGCGCGATGCGCAAAAATCCGCAGGAGCGGTACGCTTCGGCCAAGCGGATGCTCGACGATCTGGAGACGTGCCTGTCTCCGCAGCGACTGAACGAACCACCGGTTTCGTTCGAGAGCGACGACGACGAGGAGGAAGACCGGACGAGGGCGATCCCGGCGCTGAAGCCGGATATGCGGCTGTCGGGCGAAGAGACGATCGTTCGCGGCGAACCGGAGTCCGATGAAGAAGAGGAAGAAGAGGAGCCGAAGCGCCGGTGGGTGATGCCGACGGTGCTCAGCGTCATTGCCGTCATCCTGATCGGGATTTTGATCTGGGCGATCATGACGCTGCGGGGATCGCTCAGTCCGGACGACGTCGAAGTGCCGACCGTCATCGGCCACGATATCCAGGAAGCGATGCAAATGTTGGAAAACGTCGGCCTGGTAGGGGTCGAGGTCGCCTCCGAGCCGAGCTCCGAATACGAAGAAGACGTCGTCATCAAGCAGAACAAGCAGGATATGTCCGTCAAAAAAGGCGCCACGGTCGAACTTACGGTCAGCAGCGGACCGCTCATGATCGAACTTCCGCCGCTCGTCGGAGGGACGTACGAGGATGCCGTCGTCAAGCTGGTCGGTCTCGGCATCGACGAGGGCAGGATCGAGAAAACGGAAACCCATGACAAGAGCGAGCCGGGCACGGTTATCCACCAGTCGCCGGGCGAGGGAACGGAGTTCAATCCGGAAACGGACACGATCGAGCTGACCGTCAGCCTCGGCGAAGAGTCGTTCCCGATGCCGAACCTGATCGGGATGACGCTTAGCGAAGCCAAAGCCGCCATTTTGCAAAACGATCTGGTGCTGCCGAAGGAAAACATCCTTTACGAGCCAAGCTACGCGACGGAGAACAAAGTATTCAAGCAGTTCCCGGCCGAGCAGAACGAATCGGTGACAGCCGGATCCGAAGTGCAAATCTGGATCAGCAGCGGCTATCCGGCCGAGGCCAAGGAGCGGAAGTACAACGTGACGGTGCCCCCCGCGCAGGAAGGCGCGCAAAGCGTCATCCGAATCGAGTATTCCGACGCGCGCGGCGACAATATCGAATGGGGCACGAAAAAAATTACGACGACGGAGACGTTCCCGGTCACGCTCGTGCTGTCGCCGAGCAAGGAAGGCTTGATCCGGATTTACCGGGACGATCAAATATTGGACGAAATTCCGATCCCGTACGAGGACGTCCCGGCTTCGGAGACGCCTGCGGTAGAGCCGTCCGGGGAACCGTCGGACAATCCGGACGCTTCCGGCGAACAGACGGACGCCGAGCAGGGAACGTTTAACGAAGACGGGAACGGAGACGGAATCGAAGGCGAAGGAGAAGGCGGAGAACAGGAGAATCAAGGATGA
- the rsgA gene encoding ribosome small subunit-dependent GTPase A, translated as MPEGMIFKALSGYYYVKRDDGGEPVQCRARGIFKKRGVSPLVGDRVKFSETENGEGMVDEILPRSTELIRPPVANVDLAVLVFSVVRPEMNLLLLDKFLVHTEHAGLDALIVLTKLDAVQNDPEHERIVREMEEARTLYRAIGYDMLATSSKQGEGIEELRKRLAGRVSVFAGQSGVGKSSLLNALVPGLTLETSEISERLGRGRHTTRHVELVPLAGGGYVADTPGFSQLDFAELGIDQIGSCFRELRELASSCKFRGCTHMHEPGCAVLAAKESGEIAASRYQNYAEFMNEWKQIRRRY; from the coding sequence ATGCCCGAAGGCATGATTTTCAAGGCGCTCAGCGGCTATTATTACGTCAAACGGGACGACGGCGGAGAGCCGGTGCAATGCCGGGCGCGCGGCATCTTCAAAAAACGGGGCGTTTCGCCGCTCGTCGGAGACCGGGTAAAGTTCAGCGAAACGGAAAACGGGGAAGGCATGGTGGATGAAATCCTTCCCCGCTCGACGGAGCTGATCCGGCCGCCCGTCGCCAACGTCGATCTGGCCGTGCTCGTGTTTTCGGTCGTTCGTCCCGAAATGAACTTGCTGCTGCTTGACAAATTTCTCGTCCATACCGAGCATGCCGGGCTTGACGCGCTCATCGTGCTGACGAAGCTGGACGCCGTCCAAAACGACCCCGAGCATGAACGGATCGTGCGGGAAATGGAAGAAGCGAGAACGTTGTACCGCGCCATCGGGTACGATATGCTGGCGACAAGCTCGAAGCAGGGCGAAGGGATCGAAGAGCTGCGCAAGCGGCTAGCGGGCCGCGTCAGCGTGTTCGCCGGCCAATCGGGCGTAGGCAAATCGTCCCTTCTCAATGCGCTCGTGCCCGGTCTGACCCTCGAAACGAGCGAAATCAGCGAGCGGCTCGGGCGGGGACGCCACACGACGAGGCACGTGGAGCTGGTTCCGCTTGCGGGCGGCGGCTACGTCGCGGATACGCCCGGCTTCAGCCAACTGGACTTCGCGGAGCTCGGCATCGATCAGATCGGCTCCTGTTTCCGCGAACTCCGCGAGCTGGCGTCAAGCTGCAAGTTCCGCGGGTGCACCCATATGCACGAGCCGGGCTGCGCCGTTCTCGCCGCCAAGGAAAGCGGCGAGATCGCGGCGAGCCGCTATCAAAATTATGCCGAGTTTATGAACGAATGGAAACAGATTCGACGGAGGTATTAA
- the rpe gene encoding ribulose-phosphate 3-epimerase, giving the protein MAIIAPSILSADFAKLGEEIREVDQGGADWIHIDIMDGQFVPNLTFGPPVVAAVRPYTKLPFDVHLMVHTPERLFGDLVKAGADRITVHAEACVHLHRTVHMIRELGLKAGVALNPHTPLSVLDYVLEDVDLVLIMTVNPGFGGQAFIPSTLAKIRALRDALDARGLSGVHIEVDGGINAETAKLVAESGANALVAGNSIFSQADRAAAIRALRP; this is encoded by the coding sequence ATGGCTATTATTGCGCCCTCTATTTTGTCGGCGGATTTCGCCAAGCTGGGAGAGGAAATCCGGGAAGTCGACCAAGGCGGCGCGGATTGGATTCATATCGATATTATGGACGGCCAATTCGTGCCGAATTTGACGTTCGGCCCTCCGGTCGTAGCGGCGGTTCGCCCGTACACGAAACTTCCTTTCGACGTTCACTTGATGGTGCATACGCCCGAGCGGCTGTTCGGCGATCTCGTCAAGGCCGGGGCGGATCGGATCACCGTGCACGCGGAGGCTTGCGTTCACCTTCACCGGACCGTGCATATGATCCGGGAGCTCGGCCTCAAGGCCGGGGTGGCGCTCAATCCCCATACGCCGCTGTCGGTGCTGGACTACGTGCTTGAAGACGTGGATCTCGTTTTGATCATGACGGTGAATCCGGGATTCGGCGGACAAGCGTTCATTCCCTCCACGTTGGCGAAAATTCGCGCCCTGCGGGACGCGCTCGACGCCCGGGGCCTTTCCGGCGTTCATATCGAGGTCGACGGCGGCATCAACGCGGAGACGGCGAAGCTTGTTGCGGAGAGCGGGGCGAACGCGCTCGTCGCCGGAAACTCGATCTTTTCGCAGGCCGACCGGGCGGCCGCGATCCGGGCGCTGAGGCCGTAA
- the spoVM gene encoding stage V sporulation protein SpoVM: MKFYTIKLPKFLGGFVKAILNTFQKN; encoded by the coding sequence ATGAAATTTTACACCATCAAACTGCCGAAATTTTTAGGCGGATTTGTCAAGGCAATCCTGAACACGTTCCAGAAAAACTGA
- the rpmB gene encoding 50S ribosomal protein L28 encodes MARKCFVTGKGPGSGCNVSHANNHTRRSWGVNVQKVRILVNGKPKRVYVSTRALKSGKVTRV; translated from the coding sequence ATGGCACGCAAGTGTTTTGTTACCGGCAAAGGTCCGGGGTCCGGCTGCAATGTGTCTCACGCCAACAATCATACCCGCCGTTCGTGGGGGGTTAACGTACAAAAAGTGCGTATTTTGGTAAACGGTAAACCGAAACGGGTTTATGTGAGCACCCGCGCTCTCAAATCCGGCAAAGTGACTCGCGTATAA
- a CDS encoding Asp23/Gls24 family envelope stress response protein, whose translation MSMQLTTETGKIHVSDQVIAIIAGSAALDCFGLVGMASRKQLKDGFSEMLGRENLSRGVEIRREGEQLHLDLYVIVAYGTKISEVAHNIQSQVKYVLDEVVGLKVDHVNIFVQGVRVSR comes from the coding sequence ATGTCCATGCAACTGACGACAGAAACCGGAAAAATCCACGTCTCGGACCAGGTTATAGCGATTATTGCCGGGTCGGCGGCGCTGGATTGCTTTGGATTGGTGGGAATGGCCTCCCGCAAGCAGCTGAAAGACGGATTCTCGGAAATGCTCGGACGGGAAAATCTTTCGCGCGGCGTTGAGATCAGGCGCGAAGGAGAACAGCTGCATCTGGATCTGTACGTCATCGTCGCATACGGAACCAAAATTTCCGAAGTTGCGCATAACATTCAATCGCAAGTCAAATATGTGCTGGATGAAGTGGTAGGGCTCAAGGTCGATCATGTCAACATTTTTGTTCAAGGCGTACGCGTTAGCCGCTAG
- a CDS encoding DAK2 domain-containing protein codes for MSRRSLNGAEWSAMVLAGSERLAEHAERVNELNVFPVPDGDTGTNMSMTMKAGAAELGARPQAEIGRAAEVLSKGLLMGARGNSGVILSQLFRGFARAVAGHQELTVPLFATALQQGVDTAYKSVVKPVEGTILTVAKEAARHGTAISRRTPDIGEFMKEVHRKAAEALSRTPDLLPVLKQVGVVDSGGQGLVYVYEGFVDYLFSGAVEAPGFGAQSAGRSAAEPPSASAPSSAAVSGIAPTSRSAQSRIATESIRFPYDMEFFIRKLASPGGRAFSESAFRRELEKDGDSIILIDDGDVIKVHVHSRRPGDVLNAALAYGELTQLHILNMRDQHRDLLRPETAMLPGVRLPAEDEALGMEAASGIPAVQDPFGADVLQPGQAPHPYVHEMAAFGVVAVSAGEGNAELLRSLGVDIVISGGQSMNPSTEDLLQAIRSLSVEHVFVLPNNGNILMAAEQASELAERPVTVVPTRSVPQGFAAMFAFREEESAAVNKERMLQAIERVGTGQITRAVRDTRMDDIDIRSGQFIGIQDKTIVAAADELGDTCRQLLARLMKSGDEIVTILTGEGSEETVTADLLAWLEERYPDAEAERHEGGQPLYPYWFMVESD; via the coding sequence TTGAGCAGACGCAGCTTGAACGGAGCGGAATGGTCGGCCATGGTGCTCGCGGGTTCGGAACGGCTCGCGGAGCATGCCGAGCGAGTGAATGAATTGAACGTGTTTCCCGTGCCGGACGGCGATACGGGAACGAATATGAGCATGACGATGAAAGCGGGAGCGGCCGAGCTCGGGGCGAGGCCGCAGGCGGAAATCGGACGGGCGGCGGAGGTTCTGTCCAAGGGACTGCTGATGGGCGCAAGGGGCAACTCCGGCGTTATTTTGTCCCAGCTGTTCCGGGGGTTCGCCCGCGCGGTCGCAGGGCACCAGGAATTGACAGTGCCGCTGTTTGCGACCGCTTTGCAGCAGGGAGTTGACACCGCTTACAAATCCGTCGTCAAGCCGGTGGAGGGAACGATTCTGACCGTCGCGAAGGAAGCGGCGCGCCACGGCACGGCGATCTCCCGCCGAACGCCGGATATCGGCGAGTTCATGAAGGAAGTCCACCGCAAGGCGGCCGAAGCGCTGTCGCGCACGCCGGATTTGCTTCCGGTGCTGAAGCAGGTCGGCGTCGTCGATTCGGGCGGTCAGGGCCTAGTCTACGTTTACGAAGGCTTCGTCGACTATTTGTTCTCGGGCGCCGTCGAAGCCCCGGGCTTCGGGGCGCAGTCGGCCGGGCGTTCCGCCGCGGAACCGCCTTCGGCTTCGGCGCCGTCTTCGGCAGCCGTTTCGGGAATCGCGCCGACGAGCCGATCCGCCCAATCCCGAATCGCGACGGAATCGATTCGATTTCCGTACGACATGGAATTTTTTATCCGGAAATTGGCTTCCCCGGGCGGCCGGGCATTTTCGGAATCCGCCTTCCGAAGAGAGCTGGAGAAGGACGGGGACTCCATCATTTTGATCGACGACGGAGACGTCATCAAGGTGCACGTTCATTCCCGCCGGCCGGGCGACGTGCTGAACGCGGCGCTTGCCTACGGCGAACTGACCCAGCTGCATATTCTGAATATGCGCGACCAGCATCGCGATTTGCTTCGGCCGGAGACGGCGATGCTTCCGGGCGTCCGCCTCCCGGCGGAGGACGAAGCGCTCGGCATGGAAGCGGCGTCCGGCATTCCGGCGGTGCAGGATCCGTTCGGAGCGGACGTCCTGCAGCCCGGACAAGCGCCCCATCCTTACGTGCACGAAATGGCGGCTTTCGGCGTCGTTGCCGTCAGCGCGGGGGAAGGGAACGCGGAACTTCTGCGCAGTCTCGGCGTCGACATCGTCATTTCCGGCGGTCAGAGCATGAATCCGAGCACCGAGGATTTGCTGCAGGCGATCCGTTCGCTTTCGGTCGAGCACGTATTCGTGCTGCCGAACAACGGCAATATTTTGATGGCGGCCGAGCAGGCGTCCGAGCTGGCGGAGCGGCCGGTTACGGTCGTGCCGACGCGATCGGTGCCGCAAGGCTTTGCGGCCATGTTCGCGTTCCGCGAAGAGGAATCCGCCGCCGTCAACAAGGAGCGCATGCTGCAAGCCATCGAGCGCGTCGGAACGGGGCAGATCACCCGGGCGGTGCGCGATACGCGGATGGACGACATCGACATTCGCAGCGGGCAGTTTATCGGAATCCAGGACAAGACGATCGTGGCGGCGGCGGACGAGCTCGGCGATACCTGCCGGCAACTGCTGGCGCGGCTGATGAAGTCCGGCGACGAAATCGTGACGATTCTGACCGGCGAAGGCTCGGAAGAGACGGTTACGGCCGATTTGCTGGCATGGCTCGAGGAACGGTACCCGGACGCGGAAGCCGAACGGCATGAGGGCGGACAGCCGCTATATCCGTACTGGTTCATGGTGGAGTCGGATTGA
- a CDS encoding DegV family protein has product MQVAIVTDSTADIPREVRERLGIDMIPLQVHFGDESYLDNIDLEPAQFYEKLKASNVLPKTSQPSPADFHEVYSRHVQAGRPVISIHLSSAMSGTYQSALLAKSMLEDEGNVTVIDSKSASYGYGMLVVEAAEMANQGASVDEITARIDKIRKDTKLYFLVDTLEYLHKGGRIGKASAMFGSLLNIKPILTIDGEGVVSSIDKARGQKRAFARIAELLEADFGSAPLQLSAVVTPGDTAMADELIELLHERFAISRFFRSEIGPVIGTHAGPGTVGLFARAAASDR; this is encoded by the coding sequence ATGCAAGTCGCGATCGTAACGGACAGCACGGCGGATATTCCGCGGGAAGTGCGCGAGCGTCTCGGGATCGACATGATCCCGCTGCAGGTTCATTTCGGCGACGAATCGTATCTCGACAATATCGATCTTGAGCCTGCGCAATTTTACGAAAAGCTGAAGGCGTCGAACGTATTGCCCAAAACTTCGCAGCCGTCGCCGGCCGACTTTCACGAAGTGTACAGCCGGCACGTGCAGGCCGGGCGGCCGGTCATTTCCATTCATCTGTCGTCCGCGATGAGCGGGACGTACCAGTCCGCGCTGCTGGCGAAATCGATGCTGGAGGACGAGGGCAACGTCACGGTCATCGACTCCAAGTCGGCTTCCTACGGTTACGGCATGCTGGTCGTAGAGGCGGCGGAAATGGCGAACCAGGGCGCCTCCGTCGATGAAATTACCGCGAGAATCGACAAGATTCGCAAAGATACGAAGCTCTATTTTCTGGTCGATACGCTGGAATATTTGCATAAAGGCGGCCGCATCGGCAAAGCTTCCGCGATGTTCGGATCGCTGCTCAATATCAAGCCGATTTTGACGATCGACGGCGAAGGCGTCGTCTCTTCGATCGACAAGGCCAGAGGACAAAAACGCGCCTTCGCGCGAATCGCCGAACTGCTGGAGGCGGATTTCGGATCCGCGCCTTTGCAGCTCAGCGCCGTCGTGACGCCTGGCGATACGGCGATGGCGGACGAACTGATCGAGCTGCTGCACGAACGGTTTGCGATAAGCCGGTTTTTCCGTTCGGAAATCGGTCCCGTCATCGGCACGCACGCAGGGCCCGGGACCGTCGGATTGTTCGCCCGGGCGGCCGCCTCGGACCGATAG
- the recG gene encoding ATP-dependent DNA helicase RecG codes for MSSSLFSIPVKRLQGVSSQKEEELHALGVFTIGDLLEYYPFRYEDYRIRSLSETKDGEKATVQGTVASMPSLQRFGRKSRLICRVAVDGMIVTGVWFNRAFLKEQLTLGREIVLTGKWDQRRRQMTVAESEFPDRQNAKSGTLQPVYSVGGSLTQAWMRQRIAKALDQYGAMIPELLPAELLERYKLPPRREAIWRIHRPEGTAEGQEARRRMVYEELFLFELKLQGYRAMNRKQPDGIAHKIDSEDIRAFAAGLPFALTDAQKKVINEITHDMRQPYAMNRLLQGDVGSGKTVVSAAALFATVKAGCQGALMVPTEILAEQHARSLGKLFEPYGIQIGLLTGSLTERKRRDMIAGLQMGLTDIVIGTHALIQEDVHFRRLGLVVLDEQHRFGVQQRSILRKKGMNPDVLSMTATPIPRTLAITVFGDMDVSTIRERPKGRLPILTYWVKHDKMDRVLGFIRHEAELGRQTFFICPLIEESEKLDVQNAIDLHAQLRQALPELSVGLLHGRMSSAEKDEAMSAFARGETTVLVSTTVIEVGVDVPNATLMIVMDADRFGLSQLHQLRGRVGRGEHQSYCVLIADPKSENGQERMKAMTDTDDGFEIARRDLELRGPGEFFGTKQSGMPEFRIANLVNDFEVLEQARDDAAELTAKPEFWSSPAYEGLRDFLRRESQLSGEPLD; via the coding sequence ATGTCTTCATCTTTATTTTCCATTCCGGTGAAGCGACTTCAAGGCGTGAGCTCCCAGAAAGAAGAGGAGCTTCACGCCTTGGGCGTTTTTACGATCGGGGATCTGCTGGAGTATTATCCGTTCCGGTACGAAGATTACCGGATTCGGTCGCTTTCGGAAACGAAAGACGGCGAAAAAGCAACCGTTCAGGGAACGGTGGCGTCCATGCCGTCGCTCCAACGCTTCGGCCGCAAATCCCGGCTTATTTGCCGGGTGGCGGTCGACGGGATGATCGTCACGGGCGTATGGTTCAACCGCGCGTTTTTGAAGGAGCAGCTGACGCTCGGCAGGGAGATCGTGCTGACGGGGAAATGGGACCAGAGGCGGCGGCAGATGACGGTGGCGGAATCGGAGTTTCCGGACCGCCAAAACGCGAAGTCCGGGACGCTGCAGCCTGTCTATTCCGTCGGCGGCAGCCTGACGCAGGCGTGGATGCGCCAGCGGATTGCCAAGGCGCTCGATCAATACGGCGCGATGATTCCGGAGCTGCTGCCGGCGGAGCTGCTCGAGCGCTACAAGCTTCCGCCGCGCCGGGAAGCGATATGGCGCATTCACCGGCCCGAGGGCACGGCGGAAGGGCAGGAAGCGCGTAGGCGCATGGTGTATGAGGAGCTGTTTTTGTTCGAGCTCAAATTGCAGGGTTACCGGGCGATGAACCGGAAGCAGCCGGACGGAATCGCGCATAAAATCGACAGCGAAGACATTCGCGCGTTCGCGGCCGGACTGCCGTTTGCGCTCACCGACGCCCAAAAAAAAGTCATCAACGAAATCACGCACGATATGCGCCAGCCTTACGCGATGAACCGGCTGCTGCAGGGCGACGTCGGATCCGGCAAAACGGTCGTGTCCGCGGCGGCGCTCTTCGCTACCGTCAAAGCGGGCTGCCAGGGAGCGCTCATGGTGCCGACCGAAATTCTCGCCGAGCAGCATGCGAGATCGCTCGGCAAGCTGTTCGAGCCGTACGGCATTCAGATCGGCCTGCTTACCGGCAGCCTGACCGAGCGGAAGCGGCGGGACATGATCGCCGGGCTTCAGATGGGGCTGACCGACATCGTCATCGGCACGCACGCGCTGATCCAGGAGGACGTTCATTTTCGCCGCCTCGGCCTCGTCGTGCTGGACGAGCAGCATCGCTTCGGCGTGCAGCAGCGGAGCATTTTACGGAAAAAGGGAATGAATCCCGACGTGCTGTCGATGACGGCGACGCCGATTCCAAGGACGCTTGCGATCACGGTGTTCGGGGACATGGACGTTTCGACCATCCGGGAACGGCCGAAAGGCCGCCTGCCGATTTTGACCTATTGGGTCAAGCATGACAAAATGGACCGCGTGCTCGGATTTATCCGGCACGAAGCGGAACTGGGGCGGCAGACGTTTTTCATTTGTCCGCTCATCGAGGAATCGGAGAAGCTCGACGTGCAAAACGCGATCGACCTGCACGCCCAGCTGCGCCAGGCGCTGCCGGAGCTTTCCGTCGGCCTGCTGCACGGGCGGATGTCGTCGGCGGAGAAGGACGAGGCGATGAGCGCGTTCGCCCGGGGCGAGACGACCGTGCTCGTGTCGACGACCGTCATCGAAGTCGGCGTCGACGTGCCGAACGCGACGCTGATGATCGTGATGGACGCGGACCGGTTCGGCTTGTCCCAGCTGCATCAGCTTCGCGGCCGCGTCGGGAGAGGCGAGCACCAGTCGTATTGCGTCCTGATCGCCGATCCGAAGTCGGAAAACGGCCAGGAGCGGATGAAGGCGATGACGGACACGGACGACGGCTTCGAAATCGCCCGGCGGGATTTGGAGCTGCGCGGGCCCGGCGAATTTTTCGGCACGAAGCAAAGCGGGATGCCGGAATTCCGGATCGCGAACCTCGTCAACGATTTCGAGGTGCTGGAGCAGGCGCGGGACGACGCGGCGGAACTTACGGCGAAGCCGGAGTTTTGGTCGTCCCCGGCTTACGAAGGTTTGCGGGATTTTTTGCGGCGGGAGTCGCAGCTTAGCGGAGAGCCGCTCGATTGA
- a CDS encoding stage VI sporulation protein F codes for MASWQKFGIKPELVERVKFKMKNPTTKEKMKQLLDGVTKYDLQDRLKVKRLVKSASRILNEPLSELQEEQLVSFVLSQKIDPQNTLHLIKLWAMFR; via the coding sequence ATGGCCAGCTGGCAAAAGTTCGGCATCAAGCCGGAACTCGTGGAACGCGTAAAGTTCAAAATGAAAAACCCGACGACGAAAGAGAAGATGAAGCAACTGCTCGACGGCGTAACCAAGTACGACCTCCAGGACCGGCTGAAGGTGAAGCGCCTCGTCAAATCGGCGTCCAGAATTTTAAACGAACCGCTTTCGGAACTGCAGGAGGAACAGCTCGTCAGCTTTGTGTTGAGCCAAAAAATCGACCCGCAAAACACGCTGCATCTGATCAAGCTGTGGGCGATGTTCAGGTAG
- a CDS encoding SOS response-associated peptidase gives MCGRYTITVTLEELIARYMAGQVAVPFYAPRYNVAPGQLVPAIVSDGRGNRLGQLKWGLVPPWAEDAKIGYKMINARAETLADRPAYRDAYRRKRCLLPADGFYEWKAADGAKRPYRISLRSKKLFSLAGLYETWTSPSGEVVHTCTVVTTAPNRLMADIHDRMPVILREEDESVWLDRRIREPERLNRLLAPYPDEEMEAYEVDKRVGNVANDDPSCIERIST, from the coding sequence ATGTGCGGCAGATATACGATTACCGTCACGCTGGAAGAATTAATCGCCCGGTACATGGCCGGACAGGTCGCCGTTCCGTTTTACGCCCCCCGCTACAACGTGGCGCCGGGACAGCTCGTGCCGGCGATCGTCAGCGACGGGCGGGGCAACAGGCTCGGACAGCTGAAGTGGGGACTTGTCCCGCCATGGGCCGAAGACGCCAAAATCGGTTACAAAATGATCAACGCCCGGGCGGAGACGCTTGCCGATCGTCCCGCTTATCGCGACGCCTACCGGCGCAAAAGATGCCTGCTGCCGGCGGACGGCTTTTACGAGTGGAAGGCGGCGGACGGGGCGAAGCGGCCCTACCGGATTAGTCTGCGCAGCAAGAAACTGTTCAGCCTCGCGGGCTTGTACGAGACGTGGACCTCCCCGAGCGGGGAAGTCGTGCACACGTGCACCGTCGTCACGACCGCCCCGAACCGCTTGATGGCGGACATTCACGACCGGATGCCGGTCATTTTGCGGGAAGAGGACGAGAGCGTTTGGCTTGACCGGCGAATCCGCGAGCCGGAGCGGCTGAACCGGCTGCTTGCGCCCTACCCCGACGAGGAGATGGAAGCTTACGAAGTCGACAAGCGGGTCGGCAACGTCGCCAACGACGATCCGTCCTGCATCGAGCGGATTTCTACCTGA